CAACGGCACCTGGTGCGTCGATCCCACCAACAGCGACTGGACTCAGAACAGCCTTGGGACGCTGAACAGCGTGCTCGTCGTGGATCCGTGATCGACGTCTGAAACCTGCGCGTGCAGAACCGACGAAGGCGGTTGTGCACGCGCCACCGCCGTCAACCCTGCGTCATCGCGCGCCTGGCGTCGAGGTCGGCCTCGCGCCGGCGGACGGTTTCGCGTTTGTCCTGCTGGTTCTTGCCGCGGCAGACGCCGATCTCGACCTTGACGAGGCCTTTCGGTGTGAGGTAGAGCCGCAACGGAATGAGCGCCAGCCCCTTCTGCTCCTGTTGGACCTGCAGTTTGCGGATCTGCCCCTTGTGCATCAGCAGGCGCCGAGTCCGCAGGGAGTCGTGATTGCGGCGGTTGCCAAACGCATAGGGCGGAATCGTCACCTGATGCAGGAAGAGCTGGCCGTTGGAGGCCTTGGCATACGACCCGGACAGGCCCGCCTCGCCGTTGCGAACCACCTTGACCTCGGTCCCCATGAGCGCGAGACCCGCTTCGAACTTCTCCAGCACGGCGTACTCGTGCAACGCCTTGCGATTGACGGCCAGATTGCCGCCGCGCCTGTTTTTCTCATCGGCCATGGCTCATCAGCTCCACGGACTGCCGCTCACGGGACTGGCCGTGGAGGAGATGCGTCGTTCCCGCTCCGGCGCCGGTCTCAGTGCGTTGACGCGAATT
This is a stretch of genomic DNA from Lentisphaerota bacterium. It encodes these proteins:
- the smpB gene encoding SsrA-binding protein SmpB, producing the protein MADEKNRRGGNLAVNRKALHEYAVLEKFEAGLALMGTEVKVVRNGEAGLSGSYAKASNGQLFLHQVTIPPYAFGNRRNHDSLRTRRLLMHKGQIRKLQVQQEQKGLALIPLRLYLTPKGLVKVEIGVCRGKNQQDKRETVRRREADLDARRAMTQG